A single genomic interval of uncultured Desulfobulbus sp. harbors:
- the plsX gene encoding phosphate acyltransferase PlsX: MKIALDAMGGDLGPEMAIQGALAAVSGKADLRVILVGPSDQLQSQLSEFGRGRNDALKKISVHHASEVITMHDSPVEAVRKKKESTIMVGFDLVKNGAADAVVSAGNSGATMAAAVRKLGRLPGVARPGIASFFPTVKKPVMLMDIGANVDCRPQHLYQFAVMASSCVRLLQQNPSPRIGLLSNGEEVGKGNALVKDAFELLRGSRLNFVGNVEGRDVYRGDVDVVVCDGFVGNISLKISEGLAEAAMQMLRREIMKKWRYKLGYLLIRGAFSGFKKQVDYAEYGGAPLLGIDGTGIICHGASNALAIRNAIEVASNMVRNRVNEAIIATLGNS, from the coding sequence GTGAAAATAGCCCTTGACGCCATGGGCGGCGACCTAGGGCCAGAAATGGCGATTCAGGGGGCTCTTGCCGCGGTCAGCGGCAAGGCCGATCTTCGTGTCATTCTGGTCGGCCCTTCTGACCAATTGCAAAGTCAACTTTCGGAGTTCGGCCGAGGCCGAAATGATGCATTGAAAAAAATTTCAGTGCATCATGCCTCCGAAGTCATCACCATGCACGACTCACCGGTTGAGGCCGTGCGCAAGAAGAAAGAATCCACCATCATGGTTGGATTTGATCTGGTAAAAAATGGGGCTGCCGACGCGGTCGTTTCCGCGGGTAACTCCGGGGCGACCATGGCTGCCGCCGTCCGCAAGCTCGGTCGCCTTCCCGGGGTCGCCCGTCCGGGCATAGCCAGCTTCTTTCCCACCGTCAAGAAACCGGTCATGTTGATGGACATCGGAGCCAATGTCGATTGCCGTCCTCAACACCTGTACCAGTTTGCGGTCATGGCCTCTTCCTGTGTCCGCCTGTTGCAACAGAATCCCAGCCCTCGCATCGGTCTATTGAGCAACGGGGAGGAGGTCGGCAAGGGCAATGCTTTGGTGAAAGATGCCTTTGAGCTGCTTAGAGGCAGTCGGCTGAACTTTGTCGGCAACGTCGAAGGCCGGGATGTGTATCGCGGTGATGTCGATGTGGTCGTCTGCGATGGTTTTGTCGGCAACATTTCTTTGAAAATCAGCGAGGGGCTCGCTGAGGCCGCTATGCAGATGCTGAGAAGGGAAATCATGAAAAAATGGCGGTACAAACTCGGGTACCTGTTGATCCGCGGAGCATTTTCCGGATTTAAAAAACAGGTCGATTACGCCGAGTATGGGGGCGCGCCTTTGCTCGGTATCGATGGAACCGGAATTATCTGCCACGGTGCCTCAAACGCCCTCGCCATTCGCAATGCAATAGAGGTTGCCTCCAACATGGTGCGCAACCGGGTCAATGAGGCGATCATAGCCACTTTGGGCAACAGCTGA
- a CDS encoding beta-ketoacyl-ACP synthase III, with the protein MSKAVILGTGSCLPKRAVTNVDLEQVVETSDQWITSRTGIKSRHIAGRGEQNYQLSTKAARRALSTTGIDPEELDLIVVATLSPHMIMPSTACFVQAELGAVNAFAYDINAACAGFTYGLDLASQYIQNRPDMKILLIGAETLSARVNWQDRNTCVLFGDGAGAVVLTGASDGRGIIGSQLHSDGSLWHLLCMDSPESQNPDLRFDEWVGPQIRMNGSEIFKHAVRMMEGAVNTLLRKHGLSIDDVNIMIPHQANIRILNNLRDRLGIAEEKVFINLSKYGNTSAASIPIALDEAHREGRLHRGDLVLLCTFGGGLTWGSLLLRW; encoded by the coding sequence ATGAGTAAAGCTGTAATACTAGGCACCGGGTCCTGTCTGCCCAAACGCGCGGTGACAAACGTCGATCTCGAGCAGGTTGTCGAGACCTCCGACCAATGGATCACGAGCCGTACCGGAATCAAGAGTCGTCATATTGCCGGCCGTGGAGAGCAGAATTATCAGTTGTCGACCAAGGCTGCCCGGCGGGCCCTTTCGACCACCGGGATCGATCCCGAGGAACTGGATTTGATTGTTGTGGCCACGCTTTCGCCCCACATGATCATGCCGTCCACGGCCTGCTTTGTTCAGGCGGAACTTGGCGCAGTCAACGCCTTTGCCTATGACATCAATGCTGCCTGCGCCGGATTTACCTACGGGCTCGACCTGGCAAGCCAGTATATTCAGAATCGTCCGGACATGAAGATTCTGCTCATCGGCGCAGAAACCCTCTCTGCCCGTGTCAACTGGCAGGATCGCAACACCTGTGTCCTTTTTGGCGATGGCGCCGGTGCCGTCGTACTGACAGGGGCAAGCGACGGGCGCGGCATAATCGGCAGTCAACTGCATTCCGACGGCAGCCTGTGGCACCTCCTGTGTATGGACAGTCCTGAAAGCCAAAATCCTGATCTTCGTTTTGATGAATGGGTTGGACCGCAAATCCGCATGAACGGCAGCGAAATTTTCAAGCATGCCGTCCGCATGATGGAAGGTGCGGTCAACACTTTGTTGAGAAAACATGGTCTGAGCATCGATGATGTCAACATCATGATCCCGCATCAGGCCAACATCCGTATTCTCAACAACCTGCGGGATCGTCTCGGTATAGCTGAGGAAAAGGTGTTCATCAACCTCAGCAAATACGGCAACACCTCGGCAGCCAGCATTCCCATCGCCCTTGATGAGGCGCATCGTGAAGGCCGGCTGCACCGCGGCGATCTTGTTTTACTGTGTACTTTCGGCGGTGGCCTCACCTGGGGTTCTCTGCTTTTGCGCTGGTAA
- a CDS encoding acyl-CoA dehydrogenase family protein, protein MDYFFTEQQQMIIDTAREITNEKIIPVRAELDEKNQFPREILQDMAKADLFSIFVPEEYGGFGGGCFEIVLAMEELARGCVGVATSFAASALGIFPVLIAGSEEQKQKYMPDIASGKRWAAFGLTEANAGSDASGIRTTAVQDGDEWVLNGTKQWITNGGESEIYSIVAMTDPKKGARGASIFIVEDGDPGFSYGKKEDKMGIRSSSTRELILKDCRIPADRLVGRRGTGFITVMKTLDMSRPGIASLGVGLAQAALDEAVIYAKQRNQFGKPIISFQAVQHMLADMAIQVEAARALVYGAAKHIDAHPKDMSKVSSMCKVFATDMAMKVTTDAVQVMGGYGYMKEYPVEKMMRDAKILQIYEGTNQIQRNVVGQELNKEYS, encoded by the coding sequence GTGGATTACTTTTTCACTGAACAGCAACAGATGATCATTGACACCGCTCGGGAGATCACCAACGAGAAGATCATTCCAGTACGAGCGGAACTGGACGAAAAAAACCAGTTTCCCCGGGAAATCCTCCAAGACATGGCCAAGGCCGATCTTTTCAGTATCTTTGTCCCTGAAGAGTACGGCGGATTTGGCGGAGGCTGTTTTGAAATCGTTCTCGCCATGGAGGAACTAGCCCGCGGCTGTGTCGGTGTGGCAACGAGCTTTGCCGCAAGTGCCTTGGGTATCTTTCCGGTTCTGATTGCCGGCAGTGAAGAGCAAAAACAGAAATACATGCCCGATATTGCCAGCGGCAAGCGTTGGGCCGCTTTTGGCCTGACCGAGGCCAACGCCGGCAGCGATGCCTCCGGGATCCGCACCACCGCTGTCCAGGATGGCGATGAGTGGGTGCTCAACGGCACCAAGCAGTGGATCACCAACGGTGGGGAGTCCGAGATCTATTCCATCGTCGCGATGACCGATCCCAAGAAGGGCGCGCGCGGTGCTTCGATCTTCATCGTCGAGGATGGCGATCCCGGTTTCTCCTACGGCAAGAAGGAGGACAAGATGGGCATTCGTTCGTCCTCAACCCGTGAGTTGATTCTCAAAGACTGTCGTATTCCGGCGGATCGGTTGGTCGGCCGTCGTGGAACCGGGTTCATCACCGTGATGAAAACTCTGGACATGTCACGGCCGGGCATTGCCTCGCTGGGTGTCGGACTTGCCCAGGCAGCGCTCGATGAAGCGGTCATCTACGCCAAACAGCGCAATCAGTTCGGCAAGCCGATCATCTCTTTTCAGGCGGTGCAGCACATGTTGGCCGACATGGCCATTCAGGTGGAGGCCGCCCGCGCCCTGGTCTATGGGGCAGCCAAGCATATCGATGCCCATCCCAAGGATATGTCCAAGGTTTCCTCCATGTGCAAGGTGTTTGCAACCGACATGGCCATGAAGGTGACCACCGATGCGGTTCAGGTCATGGGCGGCTACGGTTACATGAAAGAATATCCGGTCGAGAAGATGATGCGCGATGCCAAGATCCTCCAGATCTATGAGGGGACCAACCAGATTCAGCGCAACGTTGTCGGCCAGGAACTCAACAAAGAATACTCCTGA
- a CDS encoding electron transfer flavoprotein subunit beta/FixA family protein: MQIIVCVKQVPDAKDVRLDPKTNTLAREGVESIMNPYDRHALEEAVAIKEQIGGTVTVLTMGPPQAEAVLREAISCGADDAVLVSDRAFAGADTWATSYTLSMAIKALGPSDLVLCGKQAIDGDTAQVGPGLAHRLQVPFVTCVQKTRSVDAESIEVERMMDDGFDVVRLPLPALMTVVKDINEPRVASLKGKMKAKKAEIKNLSASDIGADPQCIGLAGSPTQVVRVFSPEPRGERQVFAGSVEEQVDQLVQCLKVHL; this comes from the coding sequence ATGCAGATCATTGTCTGTGTCAAGCAGGTCCCGGATGCCAAAGATGTCCGTCTGGACCCAAAAACCAACACCCTGGCCCGTGAAGGGGTTGAGTCGATCATGAACCCCTACGACCGGCACGCGCTTGAAGAGGCTGTCGCGATCAAAGAGCAGATCGGCGGAACCGTGACCGTGCTTACCATGGGCCCGCCCCAGGCTGAGGCGGTGTTGCGGGAGGCAATCTCCTGCGGGGCCGATGATGCGGTCCTGGTTTCCGATCGCGCCTTTGCCGGGGCCGATACCTGGGCCACCTCCTACACCCTGTCCATGGCGATCAAAGCCCTTGGACCGAGCGATCTCGTTCTCTGCGGCAAGCAGGCCATCGACGGCGATACCGCCCAGGTCGGGCCGGGACTCGCCCATCGGTTGCAGGTCCCCTTTGTCACCTGTGTGCAGAAAACCCGTTCTGTTGATGCCGAGAGTATCGAGGTCGAACGGATGATGGATGACGGTTTTGATGTTGTCCGCTTGCCTCTGCCGGCGTTGATGACAGTTGTCAAGGACATCAACGAGCCTCGGGTCGCCTCGCTGAAAGGCAAAATGAAGGCCAAGAAGGCGGAGATCAAAAATCTCTCGGCCTCCGATATCGGTGCGGATCCCCAATGCATTGGTTTGGCCGGTTCTCCCACCCAGGTGGTGCGCGTCTTTTCTCCAGAACCGCGCGGCGAACGCCAGGTGTTTGCTGGCAGTGTCGAAGAACAGGTCGATCAGTTGGTCCAGTGCCTCAAGGTCCACCTGTAA
- a CDS encoding electron transfer flavoprotein subunit alpha, which translates to MLIIDCELCTACGICEGSCAFGAISVQGDCAVVNESCTLCGACVENCPVGALRIEIAEKRTQDDLQDYQGIMVFAEYRHGKIAPVSFELLGIGRKLADQRGVALSVVVLGGAVRQYAGDLIAAGADLVLFAENPALEQFREDVYATILEQVIREYKPEVVLAGATAIGRSVIPYVATAIDAGLTADCTHLEIRESDGMLLQTRPAFGGNIMATIECPNTRPQMATVRPKVMAPAVPDPSRKGEAIEISIAEGGLASKLEVVDSVVNTEDQVNIQEVEALVAGGRGLDSAKGFGLLRELAAELNGTVAASRAAVDAGWIPYPHQVGQTGKTVNPKLYIACGISGAVQHAVGMQSAEVVVAINRDKDAPIFDIATYGIVGDLYEVVPQLIKRLQEVKK; encoded by the coding sequence ATGCTGATCATCGATTGTGAGCTCTGCACCGCCTGCGGCATCTGTGAAGGCAGTTGTGCTTTTGGAGCTATCAGTGTTCAAGGCGACTGCGCCGTTGTCAATGAATCGTGTACCCTTTGCGGAGCCTGTGTCGAGAATTGCCCGGTAGGGGCCCTGCGCATCGAAATTGCAGAAAAACGGACCCAGGATGATCTCCAGGATTATCAAGGGATCATGGTTTTTGCCGAATATCGCCATGGCAAGATCGCGCCGGTCAGCTTCGAGTTGCTTGGTATCGGCCGTAAACTGGCCGATCAGCGCGGGGTCGCCCTCAGCGTGGTTGTGCTGGGTGGTGCCGTCCGCCAGTACGCCGGCGACCTGATTGCTGCCGGTGCGGATCTCGTTTTGTTCGCCGAGAATCCCGCACTGGAACAGTTCCGCGAGGATGTCTACGCAACAATTCTCGAGCAGGTCATCCGGGAGTACAAGCCGGAAGTCGTCCTCGCCGGGGCAACCGCCATTGGCCGCTCGGTGATCCCCTATGTGGCGACAGCCATCGATGCCGGGTTGACCGCAGACTGCACCCATCTGGAAATTCGCGAATCCGACGGTATGCTCCTCCAGACCCGGCCTGCTTTTGGCGGCAATATCATGGCGACCATTGAGTGTCCTAACACCCGGCCGCAGATGGCCACGGTCCGTCCCAAGGTGATGGCACCCGCTGTCCCCGATCCGTCCCGTAAGGGAGAGGCCATCGAAATTTCAATTGCCGAAGGCGGACTCGCCTCCAAACTTGAAGTTGTTGATTCCGTGGTCAACACCGAGGATCAGGTCAACATTCAAGAGGTCGAGGCACTGGTGGCCGGTGGACGCGGACTTGATTCCGCCAAGGGTTTTGGCCTGTTGCGCGAACTGGCAGCTGAACTCAACGGGACGGTCGCCGCATCGCGGGCCGCGGTCGATGCGGGCTGGATCCCCTATCCGCATCAGGTCGGGCAGACCGGCAAAACAGTCAATCCCAAGCTGTATATCGCCTGTGGCATTTCCGGAGCTGTTCAGCATGCGGTCGGCATGCAGTCCGCTGAGGTGGTGGTTGCCATCAATCGCGACAAGGATGCCCCGATTTTCGATATCGCCACCTATGGCATCGTCGGCGACCTCTACGAGGTTGTTCCCCAACTGATCAAACGGTTGCAGGAGGTGAAAAAATGA
- the fabG gene encoding 3-oxoacyl-ACP reductase FabG — protein MMLEKMVALVTGGSRGIGRAICQRLASMGATVGINYVSNPTAAEATLAQIEAAGGKGFTVRFDVAESGAVQDSIKEIISTYGQIDILVNNAGITRDGLMARMKDEDWDSVLDTNLKGAFLCSKAVMRTMMKKRWGRIINVSSVVGFVGNSGQVNYGAAKAGLVGLTKSMARELAGRNITVNCIAPGYIVTDMTDGLTEDVQEALKAQIPMGILGTPEDVAGSVAFLTSPDSNYITGQTLHVNGGMYMGQ, from the coding sequence ATGATGCTTGAAAAGATGGTCGCTTTGGTGACCGGCGGCAGTCGCGGCATTGGTCGCGCCATCTGCCAAAGGCTGGCCTCCATGGGCGCCACTGTCGGTATAAATTACGTTTCCAATCCAACTGCGGCGGAGGCGACCCTGGCGCAGATCGAGGCCGCCGGCGGCAAAGGCTTCACGGTTCGCTTTGATGTCGCCGAGAGCGGTGCGGTTCAGGACAGCATAAAAGAGATTATTTCGACATACGGCCAGATCGATATTCTGGTCAACAATGCGGGGATCACCCGCGACGGCTTGATGGCACGCATGAAAGACGAGGACTGGGACAGCGTGCTTGATACCAATCTGAAGGGTGCGTTTCTCTGCAGCAAGGCAGTGATGCGCACCATGATGAAAAAACGGTGGGGGCGAATCATCAACGTTTCGTCGGTGGTTGGATTTGTCGGCAACAGCGGCCAGGTAAATTATGGGGCTGCTAAGGCCGGTCTGGTGGGTCTGACCAAATCCATGGCCAGAGAGCTTGCAGGACGCAATATCACCGTCAACTGTATTGCTCCCGGGTATATCGTTACCGATATGACCGACGGCCTCACCGAAGATGTCCAGGAGGCACTCAAGGCGCAGATACCCATGGGTATTCTTGGCACCCCGGAAGACGTTGCCGGGTCGGTGGCCTTCCTGACGTCGCCTGACAGTAACTACATTACTGGTCAGACACTGCATGTCAATGGCGGGATGTACATGGGCCAATGA
- the acpP gene encoding acyl carrier protein, protein MAVEDKMVDIIVEQLSVDRDKVVPGASFVDDLGADSLDLVELIMAMEEEFDVEIPDEEAEKIVTVQNAIDFVAKIQG, encoded by the coding sequence ATGGCAGTAGAAGATAAAATGGTAGACATCATCGTCGAGCAGCTGAGCGTTGACCGTGACAAAGTCGTTCCCGGTGCATCCTTTGTTGATGATCTCGGTGCCGACTCCCTGGACCTGGTTGAGCTGATCATGGCCATGGAAGAGGAGTTCGACGTCGAGATTCCCGACGAGGAAGCCGAGAAGATCGTGACTGTTCAGAACGCCATCGATTTCGTGGCCAAAATTCAGGGCTAA
- the fabF gene encoding beta-ketoacyl-ACP synthase II → MKRRVVVTGIGLITPLGIGTQETWNALINGQSGIGPITRFDASDQASQIAAEVKGFNPELWFEKKQVKNLDPFVQYAVAAAEIAWKSSGLSITDANVDRVGVITGCGMGGLPTIEEYHTVLQNKGPRKITPFFIPRVIPNMPSGHISMRIGCKGPNLSQTTACAAGTHAVGEAYRHIVYGDCDVAITGGTESVICPLAVGGFSAMKALSTRNDDPTTASRPFDRDRDGFVISEGSGMMVLEELESAQKRGATIYAEIIGYGQSSDAYHIAAPPEDGEGAARCMAAALRDAGLNPSDLDYINAHGTSTPLNDKCETQAIKTVFGDHAYKLMISSTKSMTGHMLGAAGGIEAAFTALTLHNQIIPPTANLRNPDPDCDLDYVPLTAREAKIETAMSNSFGFGGTNGVVIFRRFA, encoded by the coding sequence GTGAAACGACGGGTCGTTGTAACCGGTATCGGCTTGATCACGCCCTTGGGCATTGGTACCCAGGAGACGTGGAACGCGTTGATCAACGGCCAGAGCGGGATTGGTCCTATCACCCGCTTTGATGCCTCTGATCAGGCCTCGCAGATTGCCGCTGAAGTGAAGGGTTTTAATCCTGAGTTGTGGTTTGAAAAAAAGCAGGTCAAAAACCTGGATCCCTTTGTGCAGTACGCGGTTGCTGCGGCGGAGATCGCCTGGAAAAGCAGCGGCCTGTCGATCACCGATGCAAATGTTGATCGGGTGGGAGTCATTACCGGCTGCGGCATGGGAGGACTCCCCACCATTGAAGAGTACCATACGGTTCTGCAGAACAAGGGACCGCGCAAAATTACCCCGTTTTTTATTCCGCGGGTTATTCCCAATATGCCCTCGGGGCATATTTCAATGCGCATTGGCTGCAAAGGTCCCAACCTGTCCCAAACCACAGCCTGTGCCGCCGGTACCCATGCGGTGGGCGAGGCCTATCGGCACATCGTCTACGGCGACTGCGATGTGGCCATCACCGGCGGAACCGAGTCGGTGATCTGCCCCCTGGCCGTGGGCGGATTCAGCGCGATGAAGGCGCTTTCCACCCGCAATGACGATCCCACCACCGCTTCCCGGCCTTTTGATCGCGATCGCGATGGATTTGTCATCTCTGAGGGCTCGGGTATGATGGTGCTCGAGGAACTGGAATCCGCGCAAAAGCGCGGAGCGACCATCTATGCCGAGATCATCGGCTATGGCCAGAGCAGTGATGCCTACCATATTGCCGCACCTCCCGAAGACGGCGAGGGGGCTGCACGCTGCATGGCGGCTGCCCTGCGTGATGCCGGCCTCAACCCGAGCGACCTTGATTACATCAATGCACACGGGACCTCCACGCCGCTCAACGACAAGTGTGAAACCCAGGCCATCAAGACCGTTTTTGGCGACCATGCCTACAAGCTCATGATCAGCTCGACCAAATCGATGACCGGCCACATGCTGGGGGCTGCCGGTGGTATCGAGGCCGCATTCACCGCGCTGACCTTGCATAACCAAATCATTCCCCCTACCGCCAACCTGCGCAATCCCGATCCTGACTGTGATCTCGATTACGTGCCGCTGACAGCACGGGAGGCCAAAATCGAGACGGCTATGTCCAACTCGTTTGGCTTTGGCGGCACCAACGGTGTCGTTATTTTCCGGCGGTTTGCCTAA
- the rpiB gene encoding ribose 5-phosphate isomerase B, translating into MNIAIGCDHGGFGLKKEICQLLEQAGHTVNDVGCFSEQSVDYPEFADKVCKAVVDGQSDRGILICGTGIGMSIAANRHRQIRAALCHEAVTARLSREHNDANVLCLGARVLGVSIVLDIVSVWLETEFAGGRHLRRISMMG; encoded by the coding sequence ATGAATATCGCCATTGGATGTGACCATGGTGGATTTGGACTGAAAAAGGAAATCTGCCAGCTGCTCGAACAGGCCGGACACACGGTCAACGATGTCGGTTGTTTTTCCGAGCAGTCCGTCGATTATCCCGAATTTGCCGACAAGGTCTGCAAGGCGGTGGTCGATGGACAAAGCGATCGGGGCATACTCATCTGCGGAACCGGCATCGGCATGTCGATCGCTGCAAACCGCCATCGCCAGATCCGTGCGGCGCTTTGTCATGAGGCTGTCACCGCACGCTTGAGTCGGGAGCATAATGACGCCAACGTCCTCTGTCTGGGGGCCCGGGTGCTTGGTGTTTCCATTGTTCTGGACATAGTGAGCGTATGGCTGGAAACTGAGTTTGCGGGGGGACGCCATCTCCGTAGGATAAGCATGATGGGGTAA
- the nrdR gene encoding transcriptional regulator NrdR — MKCPYCGHLDSRVIDSRINKDKTITRRRRECDSCSRRFTTYERIELMLPMLIKKDGRREAWDRGKIVAGLEKACEKLPVSMTDIDTFVDGIEQKLQDYGGKEIPTSQIGEWVMESLPALDEVAYVRFASVYRQFKDVNEFMDELKSFLGERGKH; from the coding sequence ATGAAATGTCCCTACTGCGGCCACCTGGACAGTCGTGTCATCGACTCTCGGATCAACAAGGATAAGACGATCACCCGCCGTCGGCGAGAATGCGATAGTTGCAGCCGCCGCTTCACTACCTATGAACGGATCGAGTTGATGCTGCCCATGCTGATAAAAAAAGACGGGCGGCGGGAAGCCTGGGACCGGGGAAAGATCGTCGCTGGACTGGAAAAGGCCTGTGAGAAGTTACCGGTCAGCATGACCGACATTGACACCTTTGTCGACGGCATAGAGCAAAAGCTCCAGGATTATGGCGGTAAGGAAATACCCACCAGTCAAATCGGTGAATGGGTCATGGAATCGCTCCCGGCTCTTGATGAGGTTGCCTACGTGCGTTTTGCCTCGGTCTACCGCCAGTTCAAGGATGTGAATGAGTTCATGGATGAATTGAAGTCTTTTTTAGGAGAACGGGGCAAACACTAA
- the ribD gene encoding bifunctional diaminohydroxyphosphoribosylaminopyrimidine deaminase/5-amino-6-(5-phosphoribosylamino)uracil reductase RibD → MNDQEYMQLALDEAVRGLGRTAPNPAVGAVIVNGDAVVGRGYHQKAGTAHAEVNAIQDAGGSARGGTIYVTLEPCNHTGRTPPCTRAILEAGIRRVVIGAMDPNPKVVGGGAAFLRQQGIDVLSGVLEEQCIDLIRFFVKHNSSGTPWVILKAGLSLDGKIAYERGRGGAITGAATRQMVHMLRDQVDAILIGVDTALVDNPSLTTRIPGKVDSRDPLRIVLDTNLRFSPQAKMLCQQSTAPTWIFCSETADIKREQTLVQAGAVVQRMQPDGDGRLDLARILAFLGEQQLTSVLVEGGAAVHGAFWKQGLVDELQLFYAPFFIGDQGISLMSGFALEEQPTRSPLRQVSLRQSDGDFVLRAKVAR, encoded by the coding sequence GTGAACGACCAGGAATACATGCAGTTGGCCTTGGACGAGGCCGTAAGAGGGCTCGGGAGAACGGCCCCCAACCCGGCTGTCGGTGCTGTAATCGTCAACGGGGACGCGGTCGTCGGCCGTGGTTATCATCAAAAAGCCGGCACCGCGCATGCTGAGGTCAATGCCATCCAGGATGCTGGAGGCTCGGCTCGAGGCGGCACCATTTACGTGACCTTGGAACCCTGTAATCATACCGGTCGCACACCGCCCTGCACCAGGGCGATTCTCGAGGCGGGCATTCGCCGGGTCGTGATCGGCGCCATGGACCCCAATCCCAAGGTAGTTGGAGGGGGCGCGGCCTTCCTTCGTCAGCAGGGGATCGATGTTCTCAGCGGCGTGCTTGAGGAACAGTGCATCGATCTGATCCGTTTTTTTGTCAAGCACAACAGCTCGGGAACCCCATGGGTCATCTTGAAGGCCGGGCTCAGTCTGGATGGCAAAATTGCCTATGAGAGGGGCAGGGGAGGGGCCATAACCGGGGCTGCAACCAGGCAGATGGTGCATATGCTGCGTGACCAGGTGGACGCCATCCTCATTGGGGTGGACACTGCGCTTGTCGACAATCCCAGCTTGACGACCAGAATCCCTGGCAAGGTGGACAGCCGCGATCCGCTGCGTATCGTCCTCGATACCAATCTGCGGTTTTCGCCGCAGGCCAAAATGCTCTGTCAGCAATCCACAGCCCCCACCTGGATCTTTTGCAGCGAGACGGCGGATATCAAGCGTGAACAGACCCTGGTCCAGGCAGGTGCAGTTGTCCAGCGGATGCAGCCAGATGGTGATGGTCGTCTGGATCTCGCGCGCATTTTGGCTTTTCTCGGCGAGCAGCAGCTGACCTCGGTCTTGGTCGAAGGTGGGGCAGCGGTTCATGGAGCCTTCTGGAAACAGGGGTTGGTGGATGAACTGCAGCTCTTCTATGCCCCCTTTTTCATCGGCGACCAGGGGATATCCCTAATGAGCGGGTTTGCTCTTGAGGAACAACCAACACGTTCCCCTCTTCGCCAGGTCTCTCTCAGGCAAAGTGACGGCGATTTTGTGCTGCGTGCGAAAGTCGCCCGGTAA